The nucleotide sequence TTGCTGAAGACGGACAGTCAGGCACCTCACATATCCTGTGTGATTGAACTCTCATTTTATGTgaaataaatatgcaaaaacacaTTAATGGTGTTACACCCATAAATGTGTGATACATATACCTAGTATATAAacctatatactaatatatatacctaGTGTGATACACCTTGATCGGCCCCCGGGGTGTTCACTTACGAAACCTATATATCTTTCTTCAATCATGGCAGCCTAGATGGTGTTTATTAACAGTTTATAAGCTTTTGAGCTTCAAATacctcaccgcaaatacacctatgagcagtgtggataggggcagcaatacggagctcctgcggatcaagacgtgagcctgtcgcagacatagggactgccaataggaagtccccagcatggggagcctgcacagctgtgaggcgtgcacgatcactgggggttgttgctgcctccagcaaagctgtggcttctttatcTACAATGGGGCTGACCCAGTAATATGCATCTTGGATAGGAGGGAAGGGGTGATTTAAAAATGTTAATATTTAATTACACAGTGTGTTAAAATTCATGACTGCGTATTTGCTGTAGCCCGAAGCTTGGACGAGCTAGGCTGAAAAATTAGttgattgataggccttaatccCAACACCAAAATGTAACTCCCACGCTAAAATATATTTTAATCCTCGTCTGTGCTCAGGACTATATTTATACTTATTAGTTTGTGCAACAGCAAGCTACTATAacggccttaataaccctacagCTGTAGGCGACCTTTACGACATGAAGGGAGAGAGCGGACTAAATAGGGGTAACTCTCCTATTGGAGCATTTGATGCCGTAAAGAAAATGGAAGAAATCAAGGGGTGACGTTCCTAGCTGTGCTCCGGCcacgggaggagagagaggatggAAACCGTAATAGAAAATGGAAGGGCAGAAGGGGTAACATCTGTGAAATATGGCTAAGAATAGACAGGAAGAGACTGAAGGGTGGTTTAAGCAGTTCTGTTTAGGCATATACAGCAGACGAATTGAGTAAGTACACCAAGCGTGATGAGTGAATACAGCAGGCGAGATGAATGAACACAGCAGGCGAGATGAATGAACACAGCAGGCGAGATGAATGAACACAGCAAGCGAGATGAATGAACACAGCAAGCGAGATGAATGAACACAGCAGGCGAGATGAATGAACACAGCAGGCGAGATGAATGAACACAGCAAGCGAGAATGAAGATTACAGCAGAGCTTCGCTGTTAAGGAATGAGAAGCATTAGACTTGAATTCCTGGACGCTACATTCATGCCACATTATACACCGAATGaacattaaaaaataaataaaaaatatatatacataaaaattatatatcAATAAATCAGAAATTCTTGGGGCTGTATCCTCACCCAAATTGTCATTGTGCTGCTGTGGAACagttaaattaataaaataatttcGTATCAATGTATATCATTTACGAATCTTGATATCATAAAAATACCACTCATTAAAAATCCCCCCCTTTCATGGTAGTTGCCATGGATGTGCGTATAACAATTTTTCCATGTAAAAGTTGTAATAAGTTCTAAGTTGGCCAAACAGGTAAACCACTTAATTTGAAAATAAAGCAATATAAATATGcatgttggcttggggaccattcaagcttgacaCATAAATGTTACTGATGTGGACCCTCAGCATGCTggagtgatttgatgaaatatctgtgcccaaaacATGTCACGAGAGCTGTCGGGTATTGGGGTTAAGAGTCAGACGACTTTCCATAACTGTTGTACAGTCTGAGGCTGAGTGGTTATAGTACTGAACACGCCAAGGGATATAAAGGCCCCTGGTTGACTGGGTTCAGATCCTTTAGGGATCAATTctgatattttatatatatttatatatatatatatatatatatatatatatatatatatatatatatatatatatatatatatatatatatatatatatatatatattgattatatATCTTGTTTATTAAATCATTAATGCTATTGCTTAAaggtaaaaataatttttttaacatttatttaatattaaattaatttaGTGCTGGTAAATATTCTCTCTTGCAACGCAGTTTAGTTGCAAAATATTCCGACTTCAATCACCCAGCAAATTTACCTTTGAGCAAGAAGTTCCTGCATAAGAGAGGAGGTCGCCCTGGCAGAAGAGTTGAATATCTTACTCGTGCCGGCCTGTGATCCTTAAGGCTGTTGTTGTTTAGTTAAGTTAACTATACCTGAAACCTTTGCTAattaatgtttttctttttttgccGGCAGGTGTGTACCACGAGCTGCGAGCGGCGGACCCTTGCTTCACCTGCACCTTCCAGTACTACCCCACCACGCCAGACCACGCCTACGTCcagtccaccaccactaccttccaccagccctgcctcccctCCAGCCAGTCCTACCTCTCTGCCACTCGCCAACAGTCCACGCAGTCACCATGCCTCCGGACGGCTCAACAACAGGCGTGTCTTGCAACCAGTCAACAGACGTGTCTATCAACTAGCCAGCAATCCTGCCTCCCGGCCAGTCCACCGTCGTGTCAGCAGAGCAGCCACCAATCAAACCAACAAACTAGCTACCAATCGAGCCACACCTTCACTCCGCTGCACCTGCGGCCTGTAGAGGAAACCGAAGCCGCGCACGACTTACTTGAACTGGCTCGTTCCGCCCCCGCCTACACCTACCAGCCTCCTACCCCAGCTTCCTCCTGCGACTCTCTAGAGGCGCCCTCTACTAGCTACTCGGAGACTACGGTGTGCGACGGAAGCGAGCCTCTTTATGAGGATAGTGAGGCAAGTCTCATTACCACACCGACGCCTTCCCCGGCAGGCAGCAGCGACGCAGAGAATGTGGCTCCTGCCTGCTCCCTCGGGCTGGACGATGGGCGCTCCAGAATTCGGATTGGGAGGAGTGAAGGCATGCGGTTAGGGCGCCACAAGCCGCGGTACACTTGTTCGGAATGTGGGAAGCACTATGCGACGTCGTCCAACTTGTCGCGACACAAACAGACGCATCGCGACCTGGACTCCGGCAACGCGCGACGTTGCCATGTGTGCGGGAAGGCGTACGTCAGTATGCCGGCACTGGCCATGCACGTGCTGACGCATAACTTGACGCACAGGTGCGGCGTCTGCGGCAAGGCCTTCTCCCGCCCCTGGCTGCTGCAAGGCCACATGCGCTCTCACACTGGAGAGAAGCCCTTCGGATGCGCCCACTGCGGCAAGTCCTTCGCTGACCGATCCAACCTGCGCGCGCACATGCAGACGCACTCACAGCTCAAGAACTTCAGGTGTAAACGCTGCAACAAGTCCTTCGCTCTCAAGTCGTACCTCAACAAGCACTACGAGTCGGCGTGCTACCGGGACGGCGCGTGCGGCGAGATCTGCGTCTCTCCAGGGCCATGAACCTGGCCACGACGCACAGCTATGGACTTATGTGTATGCCCCGCCAACTGTACCTACTGTGGACCTAAGTGGCCACGACTTGTACCCATGGTGGACCAGGGTGTGGCCACGAGTCTAGGAACTGTGGACCAGTAACTGGCCATACCCAGTGGCCCACGTGTGGAACTGTGACCTGAATTAAGACTTGGCAATAAGGTCTGGTTACCTGAGGGATAGAATAGCTGTTCTTCCACATAGAGTTACACGGTGCACTAGCATTCAACAGCGAAAAAAAAACAAAGTGCTTTATTTTGCTCCTGTACATTTATACTTTAATCCAATATTGTGATCCTCTGTGATTTTCATGTGGCATCATTTAGTACGATAAGTCTAGTCATCACAACGGCGAAGCCCCTGTGTCCAGTGAACATGATCTCAGAGACCCAACCGGCTGCCAAGGACGATTTCTGAAATCTGTCCAGCTGGTATTAACGGGTTTTTGCGTTCTTCACACCAGGAGTGACAGTATACTTGCTTAAAAGGTTGATGGCAGAAGTTCAACAAGTCTAGCGAAATGGCGCCATTTCTACACGCACCAGCAGGGAGCGTTGTCAGGCGGGCCAACAACGCCGGCTTCTGAGTGTGGTAGATTTGGCCGAAGTCTCCACCAGGGTTGGGTTCGGCTGCATGACTAGGAACAAAATCTAATCACAAGTTAATCTTTTTATTCCAAGCTTCTTTCATTAGCTGCATGTGATGCCATTATCTTTTGTGAAGTGAATTATACGATTCGGTACGATTGTTTACAAGAGATCCTCTAAGACCGCCTTACGATGTGGGCTCTTTGTTAACGCAGAAAAATGTTGATTTTTTTTAGAAGTAGAATTGACTTTAGTAACCAATTAATTCACGGATCAAATGTATGAAAGGCTCATTCAAATGGTTTCGAGACCTGTAATGGCAAAGGATCAAATATGATGCTCACAAAAATATCTGATTTTAATCTTGAATTGTTTTCTTTTTAACAGCAATTGTTAAGCATAGTCTGTTTTATCTAGGTCTAGCGATGATCTTTACCAGGAATTTAACATGTTTAACGATGAGAAACACAGATGGTCCTTCCCCTAGCACAGGTACGCCGGCAGCCTCCGCAACACAAAGAGCTCAATAGTCAGGTCTTTCTTTGGTGGTTGTTATAGCTTGTGTTCTTGTTGTTCAGGGTGCGGCAAGGGGTGCCACGAACCCTCCCGTGTCGCCGCTGATACGTTTTAATGGTACAAATAAGGTAATAGCCAAGACACTACGCTCGTTCATCTTGAATGCTATCTTAGAAAGACATACGGCGTGTTGAAAGATCAAAAAACGATCCTTTTGTCCTAACTGTCTCAAACGATAAACGCAAAAAAAAAAGTGCCTAATAAGTTATGATGATAAAAATAATGAATACACTCGTCTTATTGTTAAATGTCaatacccaccacactactaatgCTACCAGCAACATTATTGATGATAATATTAAGGATAATATTTGTGATAATGAGAGGGGGGAGCAGTTCAAGATGAACAGTCGTAGGGTCACCTCCTTGGTACCGAGCGACCTATACTGTACTCCTCTGTGTAGGTTTGACTGAGCTCGGGTTTAGCGCCTGTTGCGAGGCCGTATATACCTTTGTAGTGCATGTTGCATTATCAAAAGGCGGTGTCATGTCACACTCTTCAACTGAGGGCTGTGTCACACTGTGTACTACCGAGACGGGGTCGTTGACAGTGGGGAAGCGTTACAAAGCTCCCTTTGCCAAGTGTGACCCTTCTGGGTTATCCAGTGTGGTGCCTTAGGTTGTCAAGAATCTTGACACTGCCaagtttctgtaacactctgggcgTCTGACATGTCATTGACGCTAATAAGTGCATGTGGCGATCTGTTTTATTAAATGTTGCCTTCTTTTTTTTTGACGGCAGACTTCCGTCAGTGCCTGACAGACAGACGTTGGGCCGCCTGGTGCACTGTGCTGAGGAAGGCCAAACACATTCTCACTCTCACTTGGATGTCTAATATCTCCAAACATTACTTTACAAAGATGAATTCTAAAAGATCGTCTCTTATAACAGAACTCTTAGTTGTATCAAGTAGTTATCAATTACTTTGTAAAAGCAGCAGTATTTCATATTATTATAATGACACAGTTTGAACTAAATCAGATAACCGCGATTAATGCCACTACAAAAGGTATTCGTTTGGATCTTAATACACGGGTGAGACAAACTCTTATTCCCCAATAGGCACCAGAGTTTTGGAGCCTAAGGCGTGCAGAATCAGCCACCCTTGCTTTGGATTGGCAAACGGATTGACGGATATATGTTTTAATTGCCACTAACATTCTCTCAATCAATTCAGTGGAGTCAGTGCTGTTCCAAACGAATCTTAGTTGTAATAACATTGATCCTTTCAAGCAATAAGACtagcaatatatatattgttacggcatCATACCTAGAACTAGTAGGCTAAAACTAGAAGAATTTAAAACGGCAAATGTAGAATCTCCTTGATAAGTTGTAATCTAGAGTAATTATTTTTATACGATGAAAAATCGGTGTTTTGTGTTATATTTGAGTCGTGGCCGCTTGTGGGCGTCCGAACACTGACTGCCGTGCTGTGTGGGCGTCCGGACACTGACTATCGTGATCCGTGGGCGTCCGGACACTGACTGCTGTGTTGTGCGGGCGTCCGGACACTGACTACCGTGATGTGTGTGGGTGTCCGGACACTGACTGCCATGATGTGTGGGTGTACGGACACTGACTACCGTGATGTGTGGGCGTCCGGACACTGACTGCTGTGTTGTGCGGGCGTCCGGACACTGACTACCgtgatgtgtgtgggtgtctggACACTGATTACCATGATGTGTGGGCGTCCGGACACTGACTACCGTGATGTGTGAGCGTCCGGACACTGACTGCTGTGTTGAGTGGGCATCCGGACACTGACTGCCATGTTGTGTGGGCATCCAGACACTGACTGTTGTGCGATGTGGGTGTTCGGAGACTGACTGTTTTGCGATGTGGGCGTTCGGACACTGACTGTCATGCAATGTGGGCGTCCGGACACTGACTGTCGTGCGATGTGGGCGTTCGGACACTGACTGTCGTGCGATGTGGGCGTTCGGACACTGACTGTCGTGCAATGTGGGCGTCCGGACACTGACTGTCGTGCAGTGTGGGCGTCCGGACACTGACTACCGTGATGTGTGAGCATCCGAACACTGACTGCTGTGTTGTGTGGGCGTCCGAACACTGACTGCTGTGTTGTGTGGGCGTCCGGACACTGACTGCTGTGTTGTGTGGGCGTCAGGACACTGACTACCATGCTCTGTGGGCGTCTGGACACTGACTACCGTGCTCTGTGGGCGTCTGGACACTGACTACCGTGCTCTGTGGGCGTCCGGACACTGACTACCATGCTGTGTGGGTGTCCGGACACTGAGTACCATGTTGTGTGGGTGTCCGGACACTGACTACCGTGTTGTGTGGGCGTCTAGACACTGACTGCCGTGTTGTGTGGGCGTCTGGACACTGACTACTGTCTTGTGTGGGCGTCTGGACACTGACTACTGTCTTGTGTGGGCGTCCAGACACTGACTGCCGTGTTGTGTGGGCGTCCGGACACTGACTGCCGTGTTGTGTGGGCGTCCGGACACTGACTACCGTGTTGTGTGGGCGTCCGGACACTGACTACCGTGTTGTGTGGGCGTCTAGACACTGACTGCCGTGTTGTGTGGGCGTCCGGACACTGACTACCGTGTTGTGTTGGCGTCCAGACACtgactactgtgttgtgtgggCGTCCAGACACTGACTGCCGTGTTGTGTGGGCGTCCGGACACTGACTGCCGTGTTGTGTGGGCGTCCAGACACTGACTGCCGTGTTGTGTGGGCGTCTGGAAACTGACTACTGTCTTGTGTGGGCGTCTGGACACTGACTACTGTCTTGTGTGGGCGTCTAGACACTGACTGCCGTGTTGTGTGGGCGTCTGGACACTGACTACTGTCTTGTGTGGGCGTCTGGACACTGACTACTGTCTTGTGTGGGCGTCTAGACACTGACTGCCGTGTTGTGTGGGCGTCCGGACACTGACTACCGTGTTGTGTGGGCGTCTAGACACTGACTACCGTATTGTGTGGGCGTCCAGACACtgactactgtgttgtgtgggCGTCTGGACACTGACTGCCATGCTGTGTGGATGGGTAGGTGTCCCTCACACCTCTTCTTCatcctccaacactcacaatacctTCTCTCCTCTCATGCTCTTGCCCTTAATCATCATCAACGTCATCATTGTCATCACtatcatcttctctctctctctctcttcccccttctcctctgctcttctaCTGCAAGGAGATTAAAAATTCCATTGAGCTTTCCGTAACTTGTGAGTCACTAATATTTCCCAGGTGA is from Procambarus clarkii isolate CNS0578487 chromosome 54, FALCON_Pclarkii_2.0, whole genome shotgun sequence and encodes:
- the LOC123771315 gene encoding transcriptional repressor scratch 2, translated to MSAPHAASCRQSSPQAADAAAMPRCYLVKKVSSSSREVGGKGCVAPTSPTAAAPAPPTPPDIADHEAHTRVYHELRAADPCFTCTFQYYPTTPDHAYVQSTTTTFHQPCLPSSQSYLSATRQQSTQSPCLRTAQQQACLATSQQTCLSTSQQSCLPASPPSCQQSSHQSNQQTSYQSSHTFTPLHLRPVEETEAAHDLLELARSAPAYTYQPPTPASSCDSLEAPSTSYSETTVCDGSEPLYEDSEASLITTPTPSPAGSSDAENVAPACSLGLDDGRSRIRIGRSEGMRLGRHKPRYTCSECGKHYATSSNLSRHKQTHRDLDSGNARRCHVCGKAYVSMPALAMHVLTHNLTHRCGVCGKAFSRPWLLQGHMRSHTGEKPFGCAHCGKSFADRSNLRAHMQTHSQLKNFRCKRCNKSFALKSYLNKHYESACYRDGACGEICVSPGP